In Gemmatimonadota bacterium, the sequence AAATCTTTCGGGCTGTTCGGTGAGCGTATCTTCCGGATAGTATTGTGGGCCTTCTGGCAGTGCTTGGCGCAGGGCTGTGTGAAGCTCTTGCAGGCCATGTCCAGTGATGGCCGACACAGATAAGACGCCCTGCGTAGCAAGTGAGGCGCGAATCTGTTGCTCGCAGCGTTGGATTTGCGCGCGCGAGATGAGGTCGGTCTTGTTTACGGCGATGATTTTTGGAATATCCCATTGTCCAAAGATTTGTCGTACTTCGGCGTCGTAGGAGGTGTCAAATTTTGAACCATCGACAATGCCCAAAAGCACATCGGCACTTTGATATGCACGTCCGATTTGCCGGTTCATAAATTCGTGAAGGCGATAGCGCGCAGACAAGATACCGGGGGTATCGAGAAATATCATTTGAGCCTGTTTATCTGTCACAATTCCCAGGATATTATTACGGGTAGTTTGGGGTTTGGGTGAAATAATGGATAGACGCTCCCCCACGAGTGCATTAAAAAGTGTGGATTTGCCGACATTGGTTCGTCCCGCGATTATGACATATCCAGATTTGAAAGCCATCACTGTCCAATCAAAAAAATAAAGTGGCCGAAATGCGGTACGTATTGTCGAGTTGGTCGTGTTCCATGAAGGCGAGATCTACGCCAAATCGACGAAGTTGCAAGCCAG encodes:
- the era gene encoding GTPase Era, whose translation is MAFKSGYVIIAGRTNVGKSTLFNALVGERLSIISPKPQTTRNNILGIVTDKQAQMIFLDTPGILSARYRLHEFMNRQIGRAYQSADVLLGIVDGSKFDTSYDAEVRQIFGQWDIPKIIAVNKTDLISRAQIQRCEQQIRASLATQGVLSVSAITGHGLQELHTALRQALPEGPQYYPEDTLTEQPERFFVAELIREEVFHHLRQELPYATAIDIEAFEENRPKVYIQANIIVERNSQKGIVIGRGGKTLKTIGHQARKKIEAFLEHPIYLDLHVKVYENWRKKDTALRSLGYGLS